A window of the Streptomyces sp. Ag109_O5-10 genome harbors these coding sequences:
- a CDS encoding glycosyltransferase family 39 protein codes for MSTDTEHPAQWGPPPTAPPTAPPPPRQAPDVPAAPAPGPGEPKQPFVRRLWRGRPEDPRWVRPAFFGLLLATAVLYFWNLSANGYSNSFYAAAVQAGTKSWKAMFFGSLDAGNAITVDKPSAFLWPMEIAARIFGLNSWTILGPEVLMGVGTVAVVHASVRRRFSPAAGLIAGAVLALTPVAALMFRFDNPDAMLALLMALACYFVVRAVEDGRTRWLVWAGVAIGFAFLAKTLQAFLILPALAFVYAAVGPHTWKKRIGQLALATGALVVSGGWWVAIVELWPASSRPYIGGSQDNSFLSLTFGYNGLGRISGDETGSVGGGGGGTGSGRWGATGWDRMFNDEIGSQISWLIPAALILLAAGLVATRRLRRTSVTRASFLVWGGSLLMTMIVFSYMAGIFHQYYTVALAPYTAAVVGMGAGLLWEKRAELWASITLAAAVVSAAVWGYVLLSRTSTYLPWLKYLVLIGGLTAALGLIFAGRISRQLALGAAAAGLLAALAGPTAYTLSTVDSAHTGSIPTAGPAGAGMVGFGGGGGPGGGRGGFGGGTGGGFGRNQQGGNGTTQGQGQGQNGTGGFPGGGTAGIPGGGRMGAGGGMGGRMGGGAGGLLNGATVSSEAKALLRKNSSQYTWVAAAVGAQNAASYQLSTGDAVMAIGGFNGTDPSPTLAQFEKYVAEGRIHYFVSSGTGGGMTGGGGSGTASQISSWVEKNFKKVTVGSSTFYDLTQKTGG; via the coding sequence ATGAGCACCGACACCGAGCACCCGGCCCAGTGGGGCCCGCCCCCGACCGCGCCCCCCACGGCTCCCCCGCCGCCCCGGCAGGCCCCCGACGTCCCGGCGGCGCCCGCCCCCGGCCCCGGTGAACCGAAGCAGCCCTTCGTACGGAGACTGTGGCGCGGCCGCCCCGAGGACCCCCGCTGGGTGCGGCCGGCCTTCTTCGGCCTGCTGCTCGCCACCGCGGTGCTGTACTTCTGGAACCTGAGCGCCAACGGCTACTCCAACTCCTTCTACGCGGCCGCCGTCCAGGCCGGCACCAAGAGCTGGAAGGCGATGTTCTTCGGCTCGCTGGACGCGGGCAACGCGATCACCGTCGACAAGCCCTCGGCGTTCCTGTGGCCGATGGAGATCGCGGCCCGGATCTTCGGCCTGAACTCCTGGACGATCCTCGGCCCCGAGGTCCTCATGGGCGTCGGCACGGTCGCGGTCGTCCACGCCTCCGTGCGCCGCCGGTTCAGCCCCGCGGCCGGCCTGATCGCGGGCGCCGTGCTCGCGCTCACCCCCGTCGCGGCGCTGATGTTCCGGTTCGACAACCCGGACGCCATGCTGGCCCTGCTGATGGCGCTGGCCTGCTACTTCGTGGTCCGGGCCGTCGAGGACGGGCGTACGAGGTGGCTGGTGTGGGCGGGCGTGGCGATCGGCTTCGCCTTCCTCGCCAAGACGCTCCAGGCGTTCCTGATCCTGCCGGCGCTGGCGTTCGTGTACGCGGCCGTCGGCCCGCACACGTGGAAGAAGCGGATCGGGCAGCTGGCCCTGGCGACCGGCGCGCTGGTCGTCTCCGGCGGCTGGTGGGTGGCGATCGTCGAGCTGTGGCCGGCCTCCTCCCGCCCCTACATCGGCGGCTCCCAGGACAACAGCTTCCTGTCGCTGACCTTCGGCTACAACGGCCTCGGCCGCATCAGCGGCGACGAGACCGGCAGCGTCGGCGGCGGTGGCGGCGGCACCGGCTCCGGCCGCTGGGGCGCGACCGGCTGGGACCGGATGTTCAACGACGAGATCGGCAGCCAGATCTCCTGGCTGATCCCGGCCGCGCTGATCCTCCTGGCCGCCGGCCTGGTGGCGACCCGCAGGCTGCGGCGGACCTCGGTGACCCGGGCCTCGTTCCTGGTCTGGGGCGGCTCGCTGCTGATGACCATGATCGTGTTCAGCTACATGGCGGGCATCTTCCACCAGTACTACACGGTCGCCCTCGCCCCCTACACCGCCGCCGTGGTCGGCATGGGCGCGGGTCTCCTCTGGGAGAAGCGCGCCGAGCTGTGGGCGTCGATCACCCTCGCCGCCGCGGTGGTCTCGGCCGCGGTCTGGGGCTACGTCCTCCTCAGCCGCACCTCCACCTACCTGCCCTGGCTGAAGTACCTGGTCCTGATCGGCGGTCTGACCGCCGCGCTCGGCCTGATCTTCGCGGGCCGGATCTCCCGGCAGCTCGCCCTCGGGGCGGCCGCGGCCGGCCTGCTGGCCGCACTGGCCGGCCCGACGGCTTACACCCTCTCCACGGTGGACTCCGCGCACACCGGCTCCATCCCGACGGCCGGTCCGGCGGGCGCCGGCATGGTGGGCTTCGGCGGCGGTGGCGGTCCCGGCGGCGGCAGGGGCGGCTTCGGCGGCGGCACGGGCGGCGGTTTCGGCCGGAACCAGCAGGGCGGCAACGGCACCACGCAGGGCCAGGGGCAGGGCCAGAACGGCACCGGCGGGTTCCCGGGCGGCGGTACCGCCGGGATCCCCGGCGGCGGGCGGATGGGCGCGGGCGGCGGCATGGGCGGCAGGATGGGCGGTGGCGCCGGCGGCCTGCTGAACGGCGCGACCGTCTCCTCCGAGGCCAAGGCACTGCTGCGGAAGAACTCCTCCCAGTACACCTGGGTAGCGGCGGCCGTCGGCGCGCAGAACGCGGCGAGCTACCAGCTCTCCACCGGCGACGCGGTGATGGCGATCGGCGGCTTCAACGGCACCGACCCGTCCCCGACGCTCGCCCAGTTCGAGAAGTACGTGGCCGAAGGCAGGATCCACTACTTCGTCTCCTCCGGCACCGGCGGCGGCATGACGGGCGGCGGCGGCAGCGGCACGGCCTCGCAGATCTCCTCCTGGGTCGAGAAGAACTTCAAGAAGGTGACGGTGGGTTCGTCCACCTTCTACGACCTCACGCAGAAGACGGGCGGCTGA
- a CDS encoding TetR/AcrR family transcriptional regulator has translation MARASVWLEEKGGKGGRSGQPSGLDRARITSVTVRLLDADGLDKFSMRRLAAELNVTAMSVYWYVDTKDDLLELALDAAFGELALPDAAAGDWRAQLRALATEYRALLVRHPWLSPLAGRYLNIGPHSLAFSRVIQQVVRRAGLPAHGVTGAISAVFQFVYGYGTIEGHFAERVAAAGMTPDEYFDTAMNAVTETPATAQIIEESRDLLAARGGDTVAEMLDRDFTFALDLLIAGIEAMVAKGAR, from the coding sequence ATGGCGCGGGCCAGTGTGTGGCTGGAGGAGAAGGGCGGCAAGGGCGGGCGCAGTGGTCAGCCGTCCGGGCTCGACCGGGCCAGGATCACCTCCGTCACCGTCCGGCTCCTCGATGCCGACGGGCTCGACAAGTTCTCCATGCGGCGGCTGGCGGCCGAGCTCAACGTGACCGCGATGTCCGTGTACTGGTACGTCGACACCAAGGACGACCTGCTCGAACTCGCCCTGGACGCGGCCTTCGGCGAACTGGCCCTGCCCGACGCCGCGGCCGGCGACTGGCGTGCGCAACTGCGCGCGCTGGCCACGGAGTACCGCGCCCTGCTGGTCCGCCACCCCTGGCTTTCCCCGCTGGCCGGCCGCTACCTCAACATCGGCCCCCACTCGCTCGCCTTCTCCCGGGTGATCCAGCAGGTGGTCCGCCGCGCCGGTCTGCCCGCCCACGGCGTGACCGGCGCGATCTCGGCCGTCTTCCAGTTCGTCTACGGCTACGGCACGATCGAGGGCCACTTCGCCGAGCGCGTGGCGGCGGCCGGCATGACCCCGGACGAGTACTTCGACACCGCGATGAACGCGGTGACCGAGACCCCGGCGACCGCACAGATCATCGAGGAGTCCAGGGACCTCCTGGCGGCGCGGGGCGGCGACACCGTCGCCGAGATGCTGGACCGGGACTTCACGTTCGCGCTGGATCTGCTGATCGCGGGAATCGAGGCGATGGTGGCGAAGGGCGCCCGGTAA
- a CDS encoding PPOX class F420-dependent oxidoreductase, with protein MAPNIATNTTVSLDELLDFVRPRHRAILLTRRADGSPQGSPLTCGVDDSGRIVVSTYPERAKTRNAKRDERVSLLVLSDDWNGPWVQVDGRAEVIDSPESVEPLVEYYRNIAGEHPDWDEYRAAMVKQGKSIIRVTPEKWGPVATGGFPARLASPDA; from the coding sequence ATGGCACCGAACATCGCGACGAACACCACCGTCTCCCTCGACGAACTGCTGGACTTCGTACGACCCCGCCACCGCGCGATCCTGCTCACCCGGCGCGCCGACGGCAGCCCGCAGGGGTCGCCGCTGACCTGCGGGGTCGACGACTCCGGGCGCATCGTCGTCTCCACCTACCCCGAGCGGGCCAAGACCCGCAACGCCAAGCGGGACGAGCGGGTGAGCCTGCTCGTCCTGAGCGACGACTGGAACGGGCCGTGGGTCCAGGTGGACGGCCGGGCCGAGGTGATCGACTCGCCCGAGTCGGTGGAGCCGCTGGTGGAGTACTACCGGAACATCGCCGGGGAGCACCCGGACTGGGACGAGTACCGGGCGGCGATGGTGAAGCAGGGGAAGTCGATCATCCGGGTGACGCCGGAGAAGTGGGGGCCGGTGGCCACCGGCGGGTTCCCGGCGCGGCTGGCCTCACCGGACGCGTAG